A stretch of DNA from bacterium:
CGCTGAACGCCGGGGCTCGACGCGCGGTTCGCGCTCGGCGCGGGCTGTTGCATGGGCGGGAGACGGCTCGCGAGGAGCGGCGCGTTCGGGGCGCCGGCGGAAGCGACAGGGGAAACGACAGGGATAGTGACAGGGAAAGTGACAGGGGAAACCTCAGGGGAAACGACAGGGAAACGCCAAGGAGAACGACAGGGAAACGCCGAACGACGGAGCAAACGCCAGAGGAAACGCCGGAGAGCGCCGGGGCGGACGCCCGCGCAAACCGCGGAGGCGACCTTCGGCTGCGGCGCCTCCCCGAAATCCAGATTCACGAAACTCTGCGTCGGCGGCCTGAAGGGACCGTACTGGCCGCGGCCGGTGAGGAGCGGCGCGAGCTCGCGCACCGCCGAGTAGAACGTCGAACTGCCGGTGACTCCTGCGAGCTTCGCGATCCCTTCCGGGCTGTCCTCGACCGATCCCGGCGCGAGCGCGCCGGACGCGACGATGTTGATCGCGCACGGCGGCGCCGGTTCTTCATTTGGAGAGACGGTCACGCTGAGTCGGACGCGCCCGCTTTTCAGATCCTTGCTTGAGCCGAGGGACACCACTGCCTTCACGTTCACGATCGCGCCGGGGGCGGATTTCAGCCTGACGAACGGTGCGGGGCTTCGCCGCCCGCTTGACGAGGCGATTCGACGTGTGCGCCGCCCGCATCGCATAGTCGGGGTCGCACTTCAGCCGGATGAGTTCATCCATCGCTTCTTCCTGGACCTGCCCGGACTCCCAGCGCTTGACGCTGGCGTCGCCGACCTTGAGGAAACGCGCGAACTGATTCTGGCTCATGCCCAACGCCGCCCGGAACGACCG
This window harbors:
- a CDS encoding helix-turn-helix domain-containing protein; the protein is MQEDTLSCPLCGGAISRRTAVFSGEFRGEKYAIEAKGLVCAKCHFSAIPGPEMPAFNVRVADVYRRTRGLLTSGEIRSFRAALGMSQNQFARFLKVGDASVKRWESGQVQEEAMDELIRLKCDPDYAMRAAHTSNRLVKRAAKPRTVRQAEIRPRRDREREGSGVPRLKQGSEKRARPTQRDRLSK